The following proteins come from a genomic window of Meleagris gallopavo isolate NT-WF06-2002-E0010 breed Aviagen turkey brand Nicholas breeding stock unplaced genomic scaffold, Turkey_5.1 ChrUn_random_7180001866001, whole genome shotgun sequence:
- the LOC104916034 gene encoding F-box only protein 46-like, with amino-acid sequence MEPNTFPHLQLWCPRPFGTYTQNKPCPVPVPTRKPCRPPEDPPNTRGPSENTPPPLPAAPAEEGRVLLDTWYVIKPGNTKEKVAFFVAHQCGGAGGRANTMKVKGNWGSESSKAKRRRRCHQPGKTPHHEGDGEAPDPLSVAEMVALVEQRAALAVQSLMEVNGDAKGAPAPPGTDCSRVAEAVAHFESRQRAGGRHNGLCHPSGDCAS; translated from the coding sequence TGGAGCCCAACACCTTCCCCCACCTCCAGCTCTGGTGTCCCCGTCCTTTTGGCACCTACACCCAGAACAAACCATGCCCCGTCCCCGTCCCCACCCGGAAGCCGTGCCGCCCCCCCGAGGACCCCCCCAACACCCGAGGACCCTCGGAGAACACCCCCCCGCCTCTCCCCGCCGCACCGGCAGAGGAAGGCCGCGTGTTGCTGGACACGTGGTACGTCATCAAACCTGGCAACACCAAAGAGAAAGTGGCATTTTTTGTGGCCCACCAATGCGGCGGCGCCGGCGGTCGAGCCAACACCATGAAGGTGAAGGGCAACTGGGGCAGCGAGAGCTCCAAAGCCAAACGGCGCCGGCGTTGCCACCAGCCCGGTAAGACCCCCCATCACGAGGGGGATGGCGAAGCCCCGGACCCTCTTTCTGTGGCCGAAATGGTGGCGTTGGTGGAACAGCGGGCGGCGTTGGCCGTGCAGAGTTTGATGGAGGTGAACGGCGATGCCAAAGGGGCGCCGGCACCGCCGGGCACCGACTGCAGCCGCGTGGCCGAGGCCGTGGCGCACTTTGAGTCACGGCAACGCG